A single window of Candidatus Obscuribacterales bacterium DNA harbors:
- a CDS encoding response regulator: MTRILIVEDDEDFALILRRAIEQDPDLEVVDLISSYEEAIDYIKSPKLAQCDCVLLDLQLPKSPGDRTVNSLAGIQILEQLRHVYNFYKTVIVLTNSKAAADGERALAAGCDGYLCKRARIADVPSMLSELKMAIRGDVIIVAAQMRHVFLRDDISAKEARMLDLLALGKSWTEIAQELGYKTSKAAANIGDRVFDKLLSPQDLSSVAAEGGKKRLKAVEIWQSRKASSAK, encoded by the coding sequence ATGACTAGAATTTTGATTGTTGAAGATGACGAAGACTTTGCCTTGATCTTGCGACGTGCAATCGAGCAGGATCCAGATCTGGAAGTTGTTGATTTAATTAGCTCCTACGAAGAAGCAATCGATTACATCAAATCACCTAAGTTAGCCCAGTGCGATTGTGTGTTGCTTGATCTGCAATTACCGAAATCGCCTGGCGATAGAACTGTAAATTCACTTGCCGGCATTCAAATACTCGAGCAATTACGACACGTCTACAATTTCTATAAGACTGTAATTGTTTTGACTAACTCCAAAGCAGCAGCAGACGGAGAGCGCGCCTTAGCAGCCGGTTGCGACGGATACTTGTGCAAGCGAGCAAGAATTGCCGATGTGCCATCAATGTTGTCTGAATTGAAGATGGCAATTCGCGGCGATGTGATTATCGTTGCAGCGCAAATGCGTCATGTGTTTTTACGAGACGACATTTCAGCAAAAGAAGCGCGCATGCTGGACTTATTAGCCTTAGGCAAAAGCTGGACTGAAATTGCTCAAGAATTAGGCTACAAGACATCTAAAGCTGCGGCAAATATTGGTGATCGAGTCTTCGACAAACTTCTGTCTCCTCAAGACTTGTCTTCAGTTGCCGCTGAAGGCGGCAAGAAACGCCTTAAGGCGGTCGAAATTTGGCAGTCGCGTAAGGCCAGTTCTGCAAAATAG